The sequence GTGTCAAAGAGGTATTAGAACACCTCTCACACCGCTATCGTATGGGTATCGTCACCTCAGCTCTACGATGCGATTTCGAACTCATCCACGCCTCACGGGGGATTGTTGATTATATGGATTTCGTCCTTTGTAGCGGGGAATATCCTCGTGCCAAACCCTACCCCGATCCATACCTAATGGGATTAGAGCGACTGGGAGGCGAGAAACACGAGACAATCATCATCGAGGATTCAGAACGTGGTCTACGCTCGGCAGTTGCCTCAGGGATAGAGTGTGTCATCGTCCACAACCGCTTTACCGAAAATCACGATTTCACCAAAGCAACTTATCGGATTAAAACACTCGATGAATTACTAACACTACTCACATAAAAGGGATACAAATGGACGGCAAAGAACGAAAAAATATCATGTCAGGCAAACGGGTGAGCATCGTCCTCAAAGAAGATCAAAGTACGGGGAGATTGACCGAGGGGGTTGTTCGTGACATCCTCACCAAATCACCGAGCCATCCGCATGGGATAAAAGTACGGTTGATGAGCGGGGAAGTGGGACGAGTTAAAGAGGTGTTTTGAATATATCTATCTATGTGAATAAATATAAAACATTACTGCATAGAATAATAATGTCGAACAAAAAACAAAAAATACAAATATCGTCATTCTTAGTAAGACACAGTTAATACATTTTTCTCGTGTTTTAAGAATAAAACATTTTTGAGATAGCATCGCAATAATATAAATCTGAAAAAATATTCCAAACGATAATCCAAAAAGATAAATATTTCCACTCCCAAATAAATAAACAAAGCCCTTGCTTACAATCCAAGCACCCGGTAAAAATGGAAAAGTAACAAAATTTCCGATTGTGGCAATCATACCACCAAATAAATATGTCACAGGAAATAAAAAAGAGTAAACTAATGCCCACAAAACGATTTTTTTGGGTAATCCTATCGAATTAATGCTGTCTTGTATGTACATTTTCAACTCTTTCTGAACTGTCCAAATGAATTATAATACTATTATAATCAGCCATACTGCAAAAACCCAAAGAATAATCCATCTCATATTTCATATCATTTTGACTGATTCCATCAGGCTCACCTAATAGATTGATTACTTCTTGTTTCGTCATATCTTGAGTAATCAAACGATTACTCAGATCATTTGCTAATGCACCTCTATAACAGGTAGAATCCATTTCATTCGATACTTTTACAAACCAAATATCAGGGTCAAACCGTTCTATTCCTTGATATCCAATAATCATAAAATGATTCAATATAGAAATAAAAAAAATCAAAACTATATAGCCAAACTTCAAAATCAAAACCTAAAATATTATTTATTAAATAATATCATTTTTTGATTATCATATAGATAAAGCAATAATATCCACCACTTTTCCCTTACTATTCCCCTTCACATACTCCACAATCATCCCATGAAACCGTGCAAACACTACGAGAAACCGAGACATCTTGACAAATCATGATATTATCATTATAGTATCTATATGAAATCGTTAAAATTTGAATGGGACGATACAAAAGCATCGTCAAATATCACCAAACACGGCGTATCGTTTGAAGAAGCCAAAACGGTATTTGATGATGATTTTGCCCGTATGATTCCCGATCCCGATCACTCGGAACAAGAAGAACGATTTATCCTGTTGGGGATGAGCTATACGCTGAAAATTTTAGCGGTAGTCCATTGTTACAAAGATCAAGAGGGGATAATTCGGATCATCTCCGCCCGACGATCCACCAAAAACGAAGAACGCCAATACAAGGAGCTATTACCATGAGAGAAGAATACGATTTTTCACAATCCGTCCAAAATCCCTATGCCAAAACGGCAAAAAAACAGATTTCACTCAATGTAGAAGTGGACACAATAGAATATTTCAAACAACTCGCCCTCAAAACGGGATTGCCGTATCAAACGCTGATGAATTCGTATCTCACCGACTGTGCCATCCGACACGTCGAACCGCAGGTTAAATGGTCGAGTTAATCCTCTCGACATTCACCACTTTCCCCTTACTATTCCCCTTCACATACTCCACAATCATCCCATGAAACCGCGCAAATGTCTGTTGCAGGGTTGATGCATCGAAGTGCTCACGAATCCCCGCTTCACACCATTCCTGAAGCTCATCATACCCCTCGAACTCATACCCGAATGCTCGCAGCAGTCGTGCGGTGTAACTGTCTACTACCATCGCATCTCGCAAGCACGCATAACACAGTATCGCATCGGCACTCTCTGGACCGATCCCCTTTTGCGCCAATAACCATTCTCGATCAACCTCTAAAGCGAACGCTTCAAACGAACCGAAACTTTCCGTAATGGCGTTACAGAGTAAAATGATATTTTTGGCTTTTGCTTTTATCAGTCCGCTGGGGCGAATTAGCTCCATCAGCGTTTCGGGGTCTATGTGGCACAGTGCTTCTAAGCTAAGGTATCCTGAGTGTGAGAGGTTCTCTAACGAGGTAACGACTCTGCTCCATTGGGTGTTTTGGGTCAATATCGCACCCACGACCACTTCAAAAGTGCCGTGTTTCGGCCACCAAAGAGGTTGTGTGTTTTCGAGGAGGTTGAGGCGCTCTAGGGCGGTGTAGAGTTCATAGGAGTCGGTTAAATGCACATGTATCCTTTGTAGCTGGATTTACCCACAGGGGGCACAATGCCTGCCTTCGCGGGAATGACGGGATTCGTCATCCTCGGGCTTGACCCGGGGATCCATCCCCTATTGAACAACTGGATTCCCGATCAAGTCGGGAATGACGATGGTTATTCTTCCACCCACGCATCGGTTCGAAATACACGCCCGTCATCGAAGATTTTGAGTTTAAATGCTTCGGTGCATTTTCCCTCTTCGAGTGTCATGATAGCGATTTGGAGGATTTTACGGCACTTCTCAGGGACTTCGAACCGTCCCGATACTCCCGTCAAAAATCGCTCCATCGGAACGGATGCTTCCATTCCGATAACGTTGTCACGGCAACCCGTCAGTCCGATATCAGTCATGTATGCCGTACCGCGCGCGATCTGGAAATCATCGCTCCCCACATGGGTATGGGTTCCGATGATGCCGCTCACTTGGGATTGTAACATCATCAGCATCGCCCGTTTTTCACTCGAAGCCTCAGCGTGAAAATCGATAAAGATATGCTCTATTCCCTCATTTTTGAGACTCGCCACAGTGTCGCGGGCGCACCTGAAGGCGTTATCGACGTAGGGCATACCGTAATGCCCCATGATATTGAGGATGGCAAGCTTCTCTCCCGCGACCTCAAACACTCGACACCCCGTCCCTTTTACCCCCGCAGGGTAATTGTGAGGACGGAGCATCGGGAGCGATTCGAGGAGTGGGAGGACATCTTTTTTATCCCACGTATGGTTTCCGCCACTCATCACATCGATCCCCGCGCTTAATAACTCTTGGGCATTTTTGAGGGTGATTCCAAAACCGTGAGAGGCGTTTTCGTAGTTCGCGATTACAAAATCAAGAGAATATTGGCTCCGAAGCTTTTTCAAATGCTCTTTTATCATACTCCGACCCGGACGACCGACAACGTCCCCTATAAATGCTATTTTCACGCTCGAACCCTATTGTTTAATTCCTGAAAGTGTATCATTAGATATGTTAAAGTACATCAACGGTTATAATCCCACCATCAAAGCGCAAATAGAAGCACTCATCCATCAAAACAAGCTGGGGGAGTATTTACTCAACAAATACCCCGACACCCACACCTATACCACCGATAAAAGTCTCTATGAGTATGTGATGGAGATAAAAAATACCCATCTACGCAACGCATCGCCTATCTCCAAAGTGCTCTATGATACCAAAATACGGGATTTGCAATCGGCTCTTGGGACGCACACCTTCGTCTCGCGGGTACAAGGGGGAAAACTCAAAGCGAAAAATGAGATTCGGATTTCAAACCTTTTTAAAAATGCCCCCGAACCTTTTTTGCGGATGATCGTCACCCATGAACTCGCCCATCTCAAAGAGAAAGAGCACAACAAAGCGTTTTATAAACTCTGCACCCATATCCTCCCCGCCTATCATCAACTGGAGTTTGATGTGCGGTTGTATTTGACACAGCTCGATTCTCACGGGGATATTTATTAACAGAATTATAATGAACCCTTATTTAGGTATGATTTTTGCTTATTGTTTTTGTGCTAAAAACACACATGTTCACAGGAGGTACAAATGACAATCAATAGCAACTCTATGATGGCATCCCAAATGTATGCCAACAGAAATGTTCAAGCCCAAAGCGGTGCTAGCGGTTATGCGTCACAAGGTACGGATGCGACTTTAAGTTTCGATGCAATTGCTCAACAACTTATGTCGACTTTAGATACTAACAAAAACGGAACAATCGATAAAACAGAATTTTCTCAAGCAGCGCAAGCATTAGCTCAAAATTCTACTGCCAACACTAACAACGTAGATAGTGCTTTTGGAAAACTCGATAAAAATGGTGATAGCAGTATCAGCGCTGATGAATTGATGAATGCTCTCAAACAAACACTCAACGAAACACAAAAGAAACATCATCACCAAGCAAGTACCACAAATACAACTTCTCCAGCAACTTCATCTAACGAATCAGCAACCTCTGCTTCCACCAATGATATGCAAAAAGTTTTATTTAACAAAATAATGGCAGCCTATAGCAGTACACCAACTGTTTCCGGTTCGACGACCAATCTCACAGCATAAAGAGTGTGCGTTGTATTTGTATACTTTTAACGCATTTACAACGCCTTGTGAGCTGCATATTGACGCTCAAAATCAGTCAATTGCAGATGAGATTGCCCAAAACATTATCCATAAGACGAAAGAGTTAGAGTTTCGCTTTAGCTATTTTCGAGAAGATTCTGAACTCTATCTCCTCAATCATCGCACTTACAATACCCACAACATCAGTGATGAACTTGCTCAATTTATACAAATATCTCTCTTTTATACCACGATGACTCAAGGTGCTTTTGACATTGCTTTGGCGGGAACCCTTAAAGAGATTTCCAAAGCACCTACATGGGGGGATTATCAGCTACGTAAACAGGAATTAGCCCCATATGCCTCTTCACACCATCTCGAACTCGATGGCAATACCCTCACCTTTTCCAACAGTGTGACGAAGATTGATTTAGGTGGGTTGGTAAAAGAGTATGCCGTAGATCAAGCCGTTTTGTATCTTCAATCGATGGGGGTAACGTCTGCTTTGGTGAATTTCGGGGGAGATTTAGCCGCTTTCGGAGAGTGTCATAACCTCCCATGGAGAGTCGGTATCCAAAATCCTGATGCGTCTCATGAAAATCTACGTGAAATAGAACTTCACAATGCTTCCTTATGCACATCGGGTCATTCCAAACGTTTTAGTGAGATTGAGGCACAAAAGGTTAGCCATATCATACGCTCAAACGCGGTAGAGGAAAAATATACACAAGTAAGTATTATGGCACCGACAACCATCGATGCAGGTATTTGGAGTACGGCATTACTTGTCAATCCTCAACTCGCACTACCCTCGCATGTTCAACTTGTTCATGCACTCTAGAAACAATAGCGTTAGTTTTTTACCAACTCTACCAATGTCTCAAAATGAGCCGTATGGGGAAACATATCAAACAGTTGAACCCGATTTACACGGTATCCACTGAGATTTTCAAGATCTTTTGCCAAACTCTGCGCGTTACAGCTCGAATAGAGGATTCGCTCACTTCCGACACGTTCCAACCATTTGCACAACTGCTCACCCAATCCGCGCCTTGGAGGATTGACGATAATCACGTCGGCACGTTCCCCTGATTCGGCACCGAAACTCGCTGCATCCAATGCTTTGAATGTCAGATTCTCAAATCCAATCCGTTTAGCGGATTCTTGAGCACACGCTATTGCTTCAGCCTCTATCTCGATTCCCACAATATGGCGCTCAGGTGTGGCACAATGCAGAGCAAATCCCCCTACCCCGCAAAAGAGATCCCAGATTATTTTCGGCTTCGATTCACCTGCCCACTCTGATGCTGTTTTATAGAGCTTTGTAGCAATGTCTGTATTGGTCTGAAAAAAACTTTTAGGACGGATAAAGAGGGGGATGGAGTTTAGATTCTCTTCGAGTCGGGTTTGGTCGGTGAGAAAAATCTCCTCCTCACCCTCTAAAATCGCCATGTGTATCGGTTGAATATTGACGGTAATAACAGTGAGTTTAGGAACACGTGCCACTAAATCATCGAGACCATTTTTGAGTCGTCCGATGATACCGTGAGAGCGGAGGACGAAACGGAGCATCATCGTGCCGTTATGAGCACTTCGGGTAAGGAGGACGTATTTAAGCTCCCCTTTTTTAACACGTACATCATAGGCTTGTATTTTTAGTTCACGCAGCCATGTTTGTATCTGCCCTAGCGCATGTTGCATGCTCACGTCGTACAAAGGGCATTGGATTAGGCTTGATTCTTCTGAGAGCCCTAGCACTATCCCATCACGACTTGGGATAGCCACCATTTTGGCTTTATTACGAAACCCTTTTAGCTGACTCGGGGAGGGTTTAAGCCACTGCTTTGGCTCAAAAGGGTGTAAAAGTTTATGGAGTAATGCACCTTTTTCATTGAGCTGCTCACCGTAAAAAAGGTCGATCATACTGCATGATCTGCACGCATCCGTGTCGTAAAAACTGCAAAAACTCATTTCAACCTTTTATATTCCGGTTGTACTTGCGTCAAAAGAGCTTTGAGGGATCGCGTATAGCCGTCTCTCAAGTCGTCCTATGTGGGAGAGCACCTCATCTGAAGCAGCTTGAAGTTTAATAAAATACTCTTTTGCAAGCTCTTTCTCATGATCACTTAACTTTTTTTTAGAACTAAATAATTTTGAAAAGAACGAACGGTCATTATCGGCAAAATAGATTTTAAAGATTTTCATATACTCATCGTGCAAGGCGAAATGGGCCTTTTCAATCTCTCCCAAACAATCCATATTACCCAATGCATTGAGTTTTTGCCCTTCGCTGTAGAACCACTGACCGAAATTACAATCAGTACCACTCAAAGGGATTGCCCCCTCGTCAATCGGTAATCCCTCGATCAATAATTTAGCTCTCTGAACCCATCGCAGATGGGCTGTTTTTGCATCACCCAAAAGTTGCAGTGTAACAGCCTTGTCCATATTTAACCCTCATTTCGTTATTAATAACGAATTATACAGAATTAACGTTACAAAGATATAATGGTTAAATGTTTAATTTTTAGCCACATATTTTGCATTCGCTCATAATACCTTCGGTTTTGCGTTACGAACATAGTGCAATACGCTCGCAATAATATCGTCGTCATCTTTACTTTTACTTTGCAACGTCTCTTTGACCCCGTTTGTGTACTCGATGGCAATGTTTTGGTTATAGTTGCTCACTGTTTTGATTTTTTTCTCGATACAGAGTACTTTAATCACCATCACCTCAAAAAACTGTTTGGTCGGAGTATCGGCTTTGCCGAAGCGGTCTTCTACCTCTTCGAGAATCTCGTAAATCTCACTCGGCGATTCACAATGACTGAGCCGTCGATAGAGTTCCAAACGCAACCTATCTTCACCCACTACCTCATCACTGATAAAGGCACTGATGGTGAGTTTGATATCGACTTTGGCTTTTACCGCAGTGGTTTGATTGGTGAGGATTTTGATAGCATCTTCGAGCATTCGTAGATAAAGTGAATATCCGATGTTTTTGATATGACCGCTTTGGGCATCGCCAACGAGATTTCCCCCTCCACGAATTTCGAGGTCGTGATAGGCGAGCATCGATCCGCTTCCCAAAAAGGAGTTCGATTCTAATGCTACGAGCCGTTTTTTCGCCTCCTCGGTGAGGTGGTCTTTATCATCGACAATAAAGTAGGCATACCCCTCGATATGCCCCCGTCCGACACGACCGCGAAGTTGATGCAAATCCGCCATCCCGAACCGATCTGCCCCGTCGATAATCATCGTGTTGACCGTCGGCATGTGGATACCCGATTCGATAATTGAGGTGGCTAGCAATACATCGTATTCGCGACCCGCGAATTTGGCGAGTTCTTCTTCGGTTTGGGTTGCACTGATTTGGGAGTGGAGGATGAGGATGCGCAACTCCGGCAAAATCGCCTTCAACTCTCCTGATTTGATAATCATCGAGTCAATCGAGTTGTGTACATAGAACACTTGACCGCCACGGCGAAGCTCCCTCAAAATCACCTCTTTAATCAGTTTTTCATCGTAATTTTTGACAAACGTCCGTACCCCTAAACGCTCACTTGGAGGTGTAAGAAGTTCGGACATTGTTTTAATCGAACTCATTGCCTGATTCAAACTACGCGGAATCGGTGTCGCACTCATAGAGAGGAGGTGGACATTTTCATAGAGATTTTTGAGTTTCTCTTTTTGTTTTACCCCAAATTTGTGCTCTTCATCGATGATAACGAGTCCCAGCTTCGAGCAAGTAACTCCGAAAAGAGCGTGCGTTCCGACAACACAATCAATCTCACCGCTGGCAAGCCCTTTTAGGGTAGCCGTTTTCTCTTTGGTGGTGACGAATCGATCCAATTTCGCTACACGTAATCCAAATACCCCCAACCGCTCTTGGAGTGATTTAAAATGTTGAGAAGAGAGCAATGTCGTAGGTACTACGAGAAGCGATTGATACCCTCCGCGTGCGGCGGCAAAAATAGCGTTCATCGCCACCTCAGTTTTCCCGAAACCGACATCCCCGCTAAGGAGTCGATCCATAATCTGACCAGAACCGATATCGCTGACAATCGATTTTATCGCGTTGGATTGATCGAGGGTATAGTCAAACCCTGCACCACTTTGGAAACGGCGCAATTCCCCCTCATCGACACGAAGAATCGGTGCTTTAATGAGTGCACGACTCGCCGCAATCCCCACAATCTCCGAAGCGATTTCGAACAACCTTGCTTTAACCGACTCTTTGAGTTTACCAAAGCTCCCTTTGCCCAAACGATCAAGTACAGGGAGAGAGCCTGAAGCAATATAGCGATCAATCGTATCGAGGTTTTCGACAGGGAGGAGAAGTTTATCATCCCCCATGTATTTGATGACGACGAGGTCTTTGATACCGCCGAGAATCTCCGCTTGCTCAATCCCGACAAATATCCCTACCCCGTACTCTTCGTGGACGACATAATCGCCTACTTTTAAATCATCGAGAAGAATAGAGGTTTTACGACGGCGACGTTTCTTTTCACGAGAGTTTAGAGAGATTATCACCTCATCTGAACCGATAAGATTGAGGACAATCCCCGCAGTGTGAATCTTTAACCCTTGGGTCTCAAATACCCCTGAACCTTTGAGTTGCGCTTCGCTCGCGGCTATAATGGTAAATTTTTTATTTTTGTGGGCACTGCGTAAAATCTCAAGATTCGGAGCAATAAGCGGAGCATAGTGTTGCGCTTCAGGGATAATTTCTGTTTCGAGATGGGAGCGTGGGATACAGGGGAAATCAAGACCGTATGATTCATCGATCACCGATTTCATCTCACGAATCCGCATCACCGATTTAGAGAGGGTAAAATCAGCCCCCTCATCCCCCAACACCCAAAACCCAAGAGAGGCGATATCTTTAACAAAACTATCACTTTGAGCGTGCGCTATCGCTTTTTCAAAACGTCCGATTTGCTCTTCATCGAGGCTGAAGAAAGCACTGGTTACAGTGATAGAGGCAAGCTCCTCTTTATCGGTTCGTTGCGTCTCCACATCAAACGCTTTAATCTCCTCTACCTCATCATCAAAGAGGCTAATACGGTAAGGATTCGGGGTATTGGGGATAAAAATATCGAGAATATCACCTCGATACGACACCTCACCCTCCATCTCTACCATATCGACAAAACTGTATCCCCATCGGTGGAGAGTATCTTTTAGAGCTTTTAAATCGATTCGTGAGGCAAACTCTATCGTCAAACTTTGTAGTAACGATTCTCTCGGCAACGGGTAAAGGAGTGTCTTTAGGGGAGAGATAATTAACGGTTTTTTGGACGCACTATAATAAGTACGCAATGCCGAAAACAGAGCAAATAACTCTTCGCTAAAAGGGCGTAAATCATCCATATACGAGGGGCGAAAATCGGGAAAAACAACCGCGTTAACCCCTAAAAAACGGCAAACATCCGCGAGTTGATCTGACTCTTTTGTATCCTCGCACAGAAGGATATCAGGTCGTTGTTTCGGATTGTTTTTTAGGTACTCATACCATCGTGCTTGTGACATTCACCCTCTTTAAAAACGTCTCGGCAACGCTGAACGAACCGAAAACTAAATATTCTTTATTACTGTTAATTTCTTCAAATGACCGATACGGAAGATACAATTCATCCAATACCGATTCGAGCAAATGACGCTCCACAATCCGCCCCTCACTTACTTCGATAATCTCGACCGATTCGATAATTGGTTTTAAGATACTCAAAATCTCGCGGTAATCTTTATCACCGTAGGTGTTATAGATGAGGGTTACTTTTCTCCCCTCATAAGAACGTGCTATTGCCTCTGCCGCGAGTGCGTTATGCCCTACGTCCAATGTAATATTGGGCGCAATACGGCTCAATCTCCCGAAAAGGGCATTTTGGTCAAAAAATTGCGATTCAACACGGTATCCTAAAATCTCAAACGCTACCATTGAGAGTTCCAAATTATCGCGCAAATAATCGCTGAGACTGTTTTTTATGGCAATTTGCAATGCCATCTCCACTATCTCATCACGGCACATCTCATCGATACACATCAATAGAGACCCTTTTTCATCGGCGATACGGAGGGCAATACTCTTGGTTTGAGTATGGGGTTGCTTGGCTAATAACGCTTTGGCACTCATGCTACGCAATTTTGTCCCAGCAATCGATTCGATGGTGGTTCCTAAAAATGCGGCATGGTCAAAATCGATAGGGGTAAAAACACTCAATACTTTTTCAAAAGCGTTGGTAGCATCAAACTCACCACCTAGCCCCGCTTCACATACGATGTAATCGCATCCATCAAAAGCAATCAAAGAGAGCAATGTGGTGTATTCAAAATAGCTCAACGCATCACGGCTTTGGCTATCTAATATCCCATAGAGTTTTTGATGAGCAGACTCTAGTGCCTCATCACTGATTTCACCGCCATCAATCCATAACCGCTCATTAAACGCAAGAATATGGGGAGAGGTATAATGCCCTATTTTTTTACCTGCACGGTGCAGTGCGGTTGCTAAAAAACGCCCAGTAGAGCCTTTGCCGTTAGTACCGACGAGATGGATGATTTGAGGGAGAGGCAATTGTTCTTTTATCGATGCATAAATTCGGGGAAAACGTCGGACGTCGATCTCTTCGTAAAAAAGAGGTTTCGCGCAGAGAAAAGAGTCTAAATTCATGCAGGCTCGACGCGGTTACGCCCTTTTTTCTTTGCCGCATATAACTGTTCATCCGCTCCCAAAAGGGTATTATTCAACGATGCATAGCTACTACGTTCAGCAATTCCGACACTCACCGTGAGGTTGATTCGTTTCTCTTGATACATAAAACGTGCTTCTTCGACATGAAGGCGTACTTTATTCGCAAAATTTTTCGCCCCTTCAAGATTCGTATCTCCTAAAATTGCCAAAAACTCTTCACCTCCGAAACGTCCGATGATATCATTGGTACGTCCCTCTTCTTTTAAAATACGTGAAAAAGCTTTGAGAACCATATCACCGGCATCATGCCCGTAGGTATCATTAACCGCTTTAAAATGGTCCAAATCAAACATCGCAATACAGTAATGTCTTCCGTGACGTTCGTAATCAGCCTCTTTTAGAAGTAAAAACTCATCTATTGCCCGTTTGTTATACAGTTTAGTCAAAAAGTCCTCACGGGATGCTTGATTTGCTTCTGCTAATTCTGCTTCGAGTGTTGCAATACGAGTCCCCATATGAACCACTTGCTCGTTGTGTGATTTCAAATCTTTACTCAACACTTCCACTTTCTCTTCTAAGGCACTTGCGATACTGTAAAGCCGTTTGTGAGCTGTTTTAAAATCACCTGTTTTATCAGCAGTTAATCCCTCTAAATCTTTTTTAATCGATTTGATCTCTACACTGGAAATATCGCTTCGTTCAATCAAATCAATGAGCTGTGCGGAGAGTTTTCCGAGTAGTTCATCCAAAGAACGAATCAATTCATTGACACTTTTTTTATCCAATGCAATCCGCATCGCAATCGCTGTTTTTATCTCATTATCAAACGTGGCATGGGAGATATAATCAGGCTCTTCATGAACTTTTTGAGCAAGTTTTGAGAGATCATCTGACATTTTTGGGGCGATTGAGGGGGAAAGACCCAAAATAATCAACGATGCTACTTCTTTATAATTTGCCCCTCCGTTTATCTGTGCATCACCGCTTAATCCCTCTACCGTTTTTTTGAGATTACGCTTGTCAACATCCCCAAACTGTGCAAGTTTTGTTAAAAACGCATCATCATAGACGGTAACAAAATTTTCCCATGCTTGTCGCAAAAGTTCTATTTGGGTTTTTCCCCCTTGGGTCTCCAAAATCGTAATGGTTTTTTTAGCCAAAGCCGACGCATCAGGGTTGTGTAGCAAATCGGTACTTTTTGCCATAACCTGCGTTAAAGAGCTCAATGTTTCGACCAAAACCGATGCTTCACTGGGATTCATACGACTCATTTTTGAAATCAAAAATCGGATTAACTCTTGCGCTGTTTTGACCCGATACTGCTTCACTTCCTCTTGGGTCTTTTTATCCATCAGAGGGATAAAACGGTCAATCCCGCTACAATCCTCAACTGCAAATCCCGCTTTTTTAGCTTCACTGCAAAAAGTCTCACTGTATACATCGGGAGTCCATACTTTGCCCTCTATTTTTAAGCGCTCAACTGTATTACGTACAATCTGATTAATCGTCATTTTGATTCCCCTCTTGAACCTTGTGCCGCTACTTGTGCGATAAAATTATCAATCCCTTTTTGTGATGCTTGACGTATCGCTTCAAAACGGGCTTGATCAGAGATAATAGCATTGGGTTTGATATCAAAATCATACATTCCTGAGACATGATAGTTTTCGTTTGTGTTTAGAGATGTTCGACCAACCCCCATCGAAACGGTTGTACGGTAAGTAATAACATAACCGTTCGTATCATAACGGAGTGGTGAAAATCCAACCGAAGTGATGGAAAATTTGAGGTGTGTTTTAGAACTCTCTTTTCCCACTAAAGCCGTGCGAAATTTTGTTATGACGGCAATATCTACCGCATCTTTTATAATTACTGTATTTTGAGGATCTTCCATAGAGATAACAACCTCAGTACTAACACTTTCACCGACTACATTTTTAGCATAATGACTCGCCGGAGCATAACCGCATCCGCTTATCATCAATGCCAATGCAAGTGCAAGTACCAACTTCATCTCTATCCTTTGATAACCAAGTTAACGAGCTTCCCAGGGACAACAATCGATTTTACCATCTCTTTCCCTTCAATCCACTTTTCAACAGCGTTTTTAGCAACCTCTATGATTGCCTCGTCACTCTCATTAACGCCTACTTCGATAGTAGCACGATTTTTTCCATTGACCGAAACACCCAAAACCAGTGCGTCTACTTCAAACACTTCCTCTAAAACAACTTGTTCTTTAAGATTGTGTCGGTTGAAAAGCTCGGTGGAGAGTTCCCAACATAGATGAGGGATAATCGGCTCCA comes from Sulfuricurvum sp. and encodes:
- a CDS encoding YwbE family protein translates to MDGKERKNIMSGKRVSIVLKEDQSTGRLTEGVVRDILTKSPSHPHGIKVRLMSGEVGRVKEVF
- a CDS encoding TIGR00282 family metallophosphoesterase, with product MKIAFIGDVVGRPGRSMIKEHLKKLRSQYSLDFVIANYENASHGFGITLKNAQELLSAGIDVMSGGNHTWDKKDVLPLLESLPMLRPHNYPAGVKGTGCRVFEVAGEKLAILNIMGHYGMPYVDNAFRCARDTVASLKNEGIEHIFIDFHAEASSEKRAMLMMLQSQVSGIIGTHTHVGSDDFQIARGTAYMTDIGLTGCRDNVIGMEASVPMERFLTGVSGRFEVPEKCRKILQIAIMTLEEGKCTEAFKLKIFDDGRVFRTDAWVEE
- a CDS encoding HAD family phosphatase, translating into MKTQILFDNDGVLVDTEHWYYTASAEILHSQGFYLSEERYRDIMIAGESAFLIAEEMGIPMIETDKWRAQRNELYQHYLRTEDIAIHGVKEVLEHLSHRYRMGIVTSALRCDFELIHASRGIVDYMDFVLCSGEYPRAKPYPDPYLMGLERLGGEKHETIIIEDSERGLRSAVASGIECVIVHNRFTENHDFTKATYRIKTLDELLTLLT
- a CDS encoding BrnA antitoxin family protein gives rise to the protein MREEYDFSQSVQNPYAKTAKKQISLNVEVDTIEYFKQLALKTGLPYQTLMNSYLTDCAIRHVEPQVKWSS
- a CDS encoding BrnT family toxin codes for the protein MKSLKFEWDDTKASSNITKHGVSFEEAKTVFDDDFARMIPDPDHSEQEERFILLGMSYTLKILAVVHCYKDQEGIIRIISARRSTKNEERQYKELLP
- a CDS encoding YgjP-like metallopeptidase domain-containing protein, coding for MLKYINGYNPTIKAQIEALIHQNKLGEYLLNKYPDTHTYTTDKSLYEYVMEIKNTHLRNASPISKVLYDTKIRDLQSALGTHTFVSRVQGGKLKAKNEIRISNLFKNAPEPFLRMIVTHELAHLKEKEHNKAFYKLCTHILPAYHQLEFDVRLYLTQLDSHGDIY
- a CDS encoding FAD:protein FMN transferase; amino-acid sequence: MYTFNAFTTPCELHIDAQNQSIADEIAQNIIHKTKELEFRFSYFREDSELYLLNHRTYNTHNISDELAQFIQISLFYTTMTQGAFDIALAGTLKEISKAPTWGDYQLRKQELAPYASSHHLELDGNTLTFSNSVTKIDLGGLVKEYAVDQAVLYLQSMGVTSALVNFGGDLAAFGECHNLPWRVGIQNPDASHENLREIELHNASLCTSGHSKRFSEIEAQKVSHIIRSNAVEEKYTQVSIMAPTTIDAGIWSTALLVNPQLALPSHVQLVHAL
- a CDS encoding 3-methyladenine DNA glycosylase, which translates into the protein MHLTDSYELYTALERLNLLENTQPLWWPKHGTFEVVVGAILTQNTQWSRVVTSLENLSHSGYLSLEALCHIDPETLMELIRPSGLIKAKAKNIILLCNAITESFGSFEAFALEVDREWLLAQKGIGPESADAILCYACLRDAMVVDSYTARLLRAFGYEFEGYDELQEWCEAGIREHFDASTLQQTFARFHGMIVEYVKGNSKGKVVNVERINSTI
- a CDS encoding EF-hand domain-containing protein yields the protein MTINSNSMMASQMYANRNVQAQSGASGYASQGTDATLSFDAIAQQLMSTLDTNKNGTIDKTEFSQAAQALAQNSTANTNNVDSAFGKLDKNGDSSISADELMNALKQTLNETQKKHHHQASTTNTTSPATSSNESATSASTNDMQKVLFNKIMAAYSSTPTVSGSTTNLTA